A portion of the Haemophilus influenzae genome contains these proteins:
- a CDS encoding prepilin-type N-terminal cleavage/methylation domain-containing protein, producing the protein MKLTTQQTLKKGFTLIELMIVIAIIAILATIAIPSYQHYTKKAAVSELLQASAPYKADVELCVYSTNETTNCTGGKNGIAADITTAKGYVASVKTQSGGITVKGDGTLANMEYILQATGNAATGVTWTTTCKGTDASLFPANFCGSVTQ; encoded by the coding sequence ATGAAACTAACAACACAGCAAACCTTGAAAAAAGGGTTTACATTAATAGAGCTAATGATTGTGATTGCAATTATTGCTATTTTAGCCACTATCGCAATTCCTTCTTATCAACATTATACTAAAAAAGCAGCGGTATCTGAATTACTGCAAGCGTCAGCGCCTTATAAGGCTGATGTGGAATTATGTGTATATAGTACAAATGAAACAACAAATTGTACGGGTGGAAAAAATGGTATTGCAGCAGATATAACCACAGCAAAAGGCTATGTAGCCTCAGTAAAAACGCAATCAGGTGGCATTACCGTAAAAGGGGATGGCACATTGGCAAATATGGAATATATTTTGCAAGCTACAGGTAATGCTGCAACAGGTGTAACTTGGACAACAACTTGCAAAGGAACGGATGCCTCTTTATTTCCAGCAAATTTTTGCGGAAGTGTCACACAATGA
- a CDS encoding GspE/PulE family protein, whose product MTSYALLHTQRVTAQNGEIFTISPDLWERNQQQQSLLLRYFALPIKEENNRLWLGVDSLSNLSACETISFITGKPVEPILLESSQLKELLQQLTPHQMQVEEQVKYYQHQEQSHLEQQDDEPVIRLLNQIFESALQKNASDIHLETLADQFQVRFRIDGVLQPQPLISKIFANRIISRLKLLAKLDISENRLPQDGRFQFKTTFSDILDFRLSTLPTHWGEKIVLRAQQNKPVELSFAELGMTENQQQAFQRALSQPQGLILVTGPTGSGKSISLYTALQWLNTPDKHIMTAEDPIEIELDGIIQSQINPQIGLDFSRLLRAFLRQDPDIIMLGEIRDEESARIALRAAQTGHLVLSTLHTNDAISAISRLQQLGIQQYEIENSLLLVIAQRLVRKLCSKCGGNLINSCDCHQGYRGRIGVYQFLHWQQNGYQTDFENLRESGLEKVSQGITDEKEIERVLGKNS is encoded by the coding sequence ATGACGAGCTATGCTTTACTTCATACTCAGCGTGTAACCGCTCAAAATGGCGAGATATTTACGATCTCGCCAGATTTATGGGAACGCAATCAACAACAGCAATCCTTGCTCTTGCGGTATTTTGCTTTGCCAATTAAAGAAGAAAATAATCGTCTTTGGCTAGGGGTTGATTCTCTCTCCAATCTTTCAGCTTGTGAAACCATTTCGTTTATAACAGGAAAACCTGTCGAACCAATTTTGTTAGAAAGCAGCCAACTCAAAGAACTGTTACAACAACTTACTCCGCACCAAATGCAAGTGGAAGAGCAAGTTAAATATTACCAACATCAAGAACAGTCTCATCTTGAACAACAAGATGATGAACCTGTTATCCGCTTACTTAATCAGATTTTTGAATCTGCCTTACAAAAAAATGCCTCTGATATTCATTTAGAAACCTTGGCTGATCAGTTTCAAGTGCGGTTTAGAATTGATGGTGTTTTACAACCACAACCCTTAATAAGCAAAATATTCGCCAATCGTATTATTTCACGCTTAAAATTACTGGCTAAATTAGATATTAGTGAAAATCGACTTCCACAAGATGGACGATTTCAATTTAAAACCACTTTTTCCGATATTCTTGATTTTCGCCTTTCAACCTTACCAACCCATTGGGGCGAAAAAATCGTGTTGCGAGCGCAACAAAATAAACCTGTAGAACTTAGCTTTGCTGAACTGGGTATGACCGAAAATCAGCAACAAGCATTTCAACGCGCACTTAGCCAGCCACAAGGATTAATTTTAGTCACTGGCCCAACAGGAAGTGGAAAAAGTATCTCACTTTACACCGCACTTCAATGGCTTAATACACCTGATAAACATATTATGACAGCGGAAGATCCCATTGAAATTGAGCTTGATGGTATTATTCAAAGCCAAATTAATCCACAGATTGGATTAGATTTTAGCCGTCTATTGCGCGCTTTTTTACGTCAAGATCCCGATATCATTATGCTAGGTGAAATTCGCGATGAAGAAAGTGCAAGGATTGCATTACGTGCCGCCCAAACGGGGCATTTGGTGCTTTCAACTTTACATACCAATGATGCAATTTCTGCCATTTCTCGCTTACAACAACTCGGTATTCAGCAGTATGAAATTGAAAACAGTTTACTACTTGTCATTGCACAACGTCTTGTACGAAAGCTTTGTTCAAAGTGCGGTGGAAATTTAATAAATTCTTGTGATTGCCATCAAGGTTATCGAGGGCGAATCGGCGTGTATCAATTTCTACATTGGCAACAGAATGGCTATCAAACGGATTTTGAGAATTTACGAGAGAGTGGTTTAGAAAAAGTTAGCCAAGGCATAACAGATGAGAAAGAAATTGAACGTGTGTTAGGTAAAAACTCATGA
- a CDS encoding type II secretion system F family protein: MTKKLFYYQGSNALNQKQKGSIIADTKQQAHFQLISCGLTHIKLQQNWQFVAKPKNSEISELLNQLATLLQSAIPLKNSLQILQQNCTQIMLNEWLERLLQSIESGLAFSQAIEQQGKYLTQQEIQLIQVGEMTGKLAVVCKKIATHRSQSLALQRKLQKIMLYPSMVLGISLLLTLALLLFIVPQFAEMYSGNNAELPTITAILLSISNFLKQNIGILLFFALSFVLFYYFYLKRQIWFHQQKNQLISVTPIFGTIQKLSRLVNFSRSLQIMLQAGVPLNQALDSFLPRTQTWQTKKTLVNDIVLDKEVRSILQWVSQGYAFSDSVSSDLFPMEAQQMLQIGEQSGKLALMLEHIADNYQEKLNHQIDLLSQMLEPLMMVIIGSLIGIIMMGMYLPIFNMGSVIQ, translated from the coding sequence ATGACTAAAAAACTCTTTTATTATCAAGGTAGTAACGCATTAAATCAGAAACAAAAAGGCTCAATTATTGCGGATACGAAACAACAAGCGCACTTTCAGTTAATAAGCTGCGGGCTTACTCACATCAAATTACAACAAAACTGGCAATTTGTGGCAAAGCCCAAAAATTCAGAAATCAGTGAATTACTCAATCAATTAGCGACACTACTACAATCTGCCATTCCGTTAAAAAACAGCCTGCAAATTTTGCAACAAAATTGTACTCAAATTATGCTCAACGAATGGCTTGAACGACTGCTTCAATCCATTGAATCTGGCTTAGCATTCTCACAAGCAATTGAACAACAAGGAAAATATCTCACACAACAAGAAATTCAACTGATTCAAGTGGGAGAAATGACAGGAAAACTTGCCGTAGTTTGTAAAAAAATAGCCACGCACCGTAGCCAATCTTTAGCATTACAACGCAAATTACAGAAAATTATGTTATATCCCTCAATGGTATTGGGAATTTCTCTATTATTGACACTCGCATTACTGCTTTTTATCGTGCCTCAATTTGCTGAAATGTACAGTGGCAATAATGCCGAATTACCAACAATAACCGCAATATTGCTCTCTATATCCAATTTTCTTAAGCAAAATATTGGCATTTTGCTATTTTTCGCTTTGAGTTTTGTTCTATTTTATTACTTCTATCTAAAACGCCAGATCTGGTTTCATCAACAGAAAAACCAACTTATCTCTGTCACGCCTATTTTTGGCACAATTCAAAAACTTTCACGTTTAGTGAACTTTAGTCGCAGTTTACAAATTATGTTGCAGGCTGGCGTACCGCTTAATCAGGCACTAGACAGTTTTCTTCCTCGCACACAAACGTGGCAAACCAAGAAAACGCTTGTAAATGACATCGTATTAGATAAAGAAGTGCGGTCAATTTTACAATGGGTTTCTCAAGGCTATGCGTTTTCTGATAGTGTAAGTAGCGATCTTTTCCCGATGGAAGCACAACAAATGCTCCAAATTGGCGAACAAAGCGGAAAACTCGCTTTGATGCTAGAGCATATCGCGGATAATTACCAAGAAAAACTTAATCATCAAATTGACTTACTCTCACAAATGCTAGAACCATTAATGATGGTAATTATCGGCAGTCTGATTGGAATTATTATGATGGGAATGTATTTACCTATCTTTAATATGGGCTCTGTTATTCAATGA
- a CDS encoding prepilin peptidase: MIYFAMFLLGGILGIALWFYLSGFITRLQQEIYATYIELFPQNFLSFQPSVSSIQQKKCGHILRYFLSVGVGFIFLQIAFKDSIFTVWFGLTLLILWAISYLDWHYQLISTTPCLWLLTIGLFGADNNFSLLTLSESIKSAASFFIVFYTIYWIAKFYYGKEAFGRGDYWLAMALGSFIHLETLPHFLLLASVLGICFSLIHKKKKEFIPFAPFMNLSAVIIYFVKYYWY; encoded by the coding sequence ATGATTTACTTCGCAATGTTTTTATTAGGCGGCATCTTAGGGATCGCATTGTGGTTCTACCTATCTGGTTTTATTACCCGTTTACAGCAAGAGATTTATGCGACTTATATTGAATTATTCCCACAAAACTTTCTTTCATTTCAGCCTAGCGTTTCCTCTATTCAACAAAAAAAGTGCGGTCATATTTTGAGGTATTTTTTAAGTGTTGGGGTAGGATTTATATTTTTACAAATTGCCTTCAAAGATTCTATTTTTACTGTATGGTTCGGGCTCACACTTCTTATCCTTTGGGCAATCAGTTATCTTGATTGGCACTATCAACTTATTTCTACGACACCCTGTTTATGGCTACTTACAATCGGTTTATTTGGCGCAGACAATAACTTTTCATTGCTTACGTTATCTGAAAGTATAAAAAGTGCGGCAAGTTTTTTTATTGTTTTCTACACAATCTATTGGATTGCAAAATTCTATTACGGCAAAGAAGCCTTTGGACGGGGAGATTATTGGCTAGCAATGGCATTAGGAAGTTTTATTCATTTAGAAACCTTGCCGCACTTTTTATTATTAGCCTCAGTTCTTGGAATATGTTTTTCGCTTATTCATAAAAAGAAAAAAGAATTTATACCTTTTGCCCCTTTTATGAACTTATCGGCTGTCATCATTTATTTCGTCAAATATTACTGGTATTAA
- the rho gene encoding transcription termination factor Rho: MHLTELKNTPVSDLVKLGEEQMGLENLARLRKQDIVFAILKQHAKSGEDIFGGGVLEILPDGFGFLRSADSSYLAGPDDIYVSPSQIRRFNLQTGDKIEGKIRPPKEGERYFALLKIDQVNDDKPEVSRSKILFENLTPLHANSRLRMERGNGSTEDLTARILDLASPIGKGQRGLIVAPPKAGKTMLLQNIAQSITHNYPDVELIVLLIDERPEEVTEMQRSVKGEVIASTFDEPATRHVQVAEMVIEKAKRSVEHKKDVVILLDSITRLARAYNTVTPASGKILSGGVDANALHRPKRFFGAARNVEEGGSLTIIATALVDTGSKMDEVIFEEFKGTGNMELHLSRKIAERRVFPAIDFQRSGTRKEDLLTTADELQKMWILRKILNPMDEVDAMEFLIDKLMMAKTNEEFFEVMKRS; the protein is encoded by the coding sequence ATGCATTTAACAGAACTTAAAAATACGCCTGTTTCTGATCTTGTGAAACTCGGCGAGGAGCAAATGGGCTTAGAAAATTTAGCTCGTTTGCGTAAACAAGATATTGTCTTTGCAATCTTAAAACAGCACGCCAAAAGTGGCGAAGATATTTTCGGCGGTGGCGTGTTAGAAATTTTACCAGATGGTTTTGGTTTCCTTCGTTCTGCTGATAGCTCCTACCTTGCAGGCCCTGATGATATCTATGTTTCCCCAAGTCAAATTCGTCGTTTTAATCTTCAAACTGGGGATAAAATCGAAGGCAAAATTCGTCCACCAAAAGAAGGCGAACGTTATTTTGCACTTTTAAAAATTGATCAAGTTAATGATGACAAACCAGAAGTTTCTCGTAGCAAAATCTTATTTGAAAACTTAACGCCATTACATGCTAACTCTCGTTTAAGAATGGAGCGAGGCAATGGCTCAACAGAAGATTTAACTGCCCGTATTTTGGATTTAGCCTCGCCAATTGGTAAAGGCCAACGTGGTTTGATCGTAGCTCCGCCAAAAGCGGGTAAAACAATGTTGTTGCAAAATATTGCACAAAGTATCACGCATAATTATCCTGATGTGGAACTTATCGTATTACTGATTGATGAACGCCCAGAAGAAGTGACAGAAATGCAACGTTCAGTAAAAGGCGAAGTCATTGCTTCTACTTTTGATGAGCCAGCAACTCGTCACGTTCAAGTGGCAGAAATGGTAATCGAAAAAGCGAAACGTTCAGTAGAGCATAAAAAAGATGTGGTGATTTTACTTGACTCTATTACCCGTTTAGCACGTGCTTACAATACAGTCACTCCAGCTTCAGGTAAAATTTTATCTGGTGGTGTGGATGCTAACGCATTGCACCGTCCAAAACGTTTCTTCGGTGCTGCACGTAACGTGGAAGAAGGCGGTAGTTTAACGATTATTGCCACTGCGCTAGTAGATACAGGTTCGAAAATGGATGAAGTGATTTTCGAAGAATTTAAAGGTACAGGTAATATGGAATTACACCTTTCTCGTAAAATTGCAGAAAGACGCGTATTCCCAGCCATTGACTTTCAACGCTCTGGTACTCGTAAAGAAGACTTACTCACAACAGCTGATGAATTACAAAAAATGTGGATTCTTCGTAAGATTCTTAATCCAATGGATGAAGTGGATGCAATGGAATTCTTGATTGATAAGCTGATGATGGCGAAAACCAACGAAGAGTTTTTTGAAGTGATGAAACGTTCGTAA
- the metJ gene encoding met regulon transcriptional regulator MetJ, translating into MANWDGKYISPYAEHGKKSEQVKKITVSIPIKVLEILTNERTRRQLKSLRHATNSELLCEAFLHAFTGQPLPTDADLMKERNDEIPEDAKVLMRELGVDPESWEY; encoded by the coding sequence ATGGCGAATTGGGACGGAAAATATATCAGCCCTTATGCAGAACACGGCAAAAAAAGTGAGCAAGTAAAAAAAATTACAGTATCTATTCCCATTAAAGTACTGGAAATTTTGACGAATGAACGCACTCGCCGCCAATTAAAAAGTTTACGTCACGCAACTAACAGTGAATTGCTTTGTGAAGCATTCTTACACGCATTCACAGGACAACCTTTACCCACCGATGCAGATTTAATGAAAGAGCGTAATGATGAAATCCCTGAAGATGCCAAAGTGCTTATGCGTGAATTAGGTGTCGATCCAGAAAGCTGGGAATATTAA
- the cueR gene encoding Cu(I)-responsive transcriptional regulator, whose amino-acid sequence MNISEAAKLVGLSTKQIRDYEKIGLIKPAVRSLSGYRNYGESDLERLHFIRHSRDVGFSLHQIAQLLALQDNPKRSCREVKVLTAQHIATLNQQIEQLQKMVQKLQHWHDSCQGNDNPECLILNGLNG is encoded by the coding sequence ATGAATATTAGTGAAGCCGCAAAATTAGTAGGTTTATCTACAAAACAAATCCGTGATTATGAAAAAATAGGGTTAATTAAACCCGCTGTTCGCAGTTTGTCAGGCTATCGAAATTATGGAGAAAGTGATTTAGAAAGATTGCATTTTATTCGTCATTCACGGGATGTGGGATTTTCACTACATCAAATCGCACAATTATTAGCACTACAAGATAATCCTAAGCGTAGCTGCCGAGAAGTGAAAGTGCTAACTGCTCAACATATTGCGACATTAAATCAACAAATAGAACAGTTACAAAAAATGGTACAAAAATTGCAGCACTGGCACGACAGTTGTCAGGGCAATGACAACCCTGAATGTTTAATTTTGAATGGCTTGAACGGATAA
- a CDS encoding heavy-metal-associated domain-containing protein yields MKTITLNIKGIHCGCCVKSLTQVLTELDGVQSADVQLEGKVNITFDENRVNVAQLIEVIEDAGFDATE; encoded by the coding sequence ATGAAAACTATCACATTAAACATAAAAGGCATACATTGCGGCTGTTGCGTAAAAAGTCTTACTCAAGTTTTAACTGAATTAGATGGTGTACAATCTGCTGATGTGCAATTAGAGGGTAAAGTAAATATTACTTTTGATGAAAATCGAGTCAATGTTGCACAGCTGATTGAGGTCATTGAAGATGCTGGATTTGACGCCACAGAGTAA
- a CDS encoding heavy-metal-associated domain-containing protein translates to MKTITLNIKGIHCGCCVKSLTQVLTELDGVQSADVQLEGKSNITFDENRVNVAQLIEVIEDAGFDATE, encoded by the coding sequence ATGAAAACTATCACATTAAACATAAAAGGCATACATTGCGGCTGTTGCGTAAAAAGTCTTACTCAAGTTTTAACTGAATTAGATGGTGTACAATCTGCTGATGTGCAATTAGAGGGTAAATCAAATATTACTTTTGATGAAAATCGAGTCAATGTTGCACAGTTGATTGAGGTCATTGAAGATGCTGGATTTGACGCCACAGAGTAA
- a CDS encoding heavy metal translocating P-type ATPase: MLDLTPQSKKISIQIGGMTCQSCANRIEKVLNKKPFVQQAGVNFAVEEAQVVFDATQASETQIIEIIHKTGFSAHIKQANELPIEENTSIPWRLIILWIINIPFLIGMLGMMSGSHHLMLPPIWQFALASIVQLWLAIPFYRGAIGSIRGGLANMDVLVSTGTLTIYLYSAFMLFYHADHAMGHVYFEASVMVIGFVSLGKFLEDRTKKHSLNSLSMLLQLTPKKVTVLRNEKWTEIALDQVNIGEIIRANQGERIAADGIIESGNGWCDESHLTGESRPEEKQKGGKVLAGAMVTEGSIIYRANQLGSQTLLGDMMNALSDAQGSKAPIARFADKVASVFVPVVLVISLVTFALTYILTNDSVSSLIHAVSVLVIACPCALGLATPAAIMVGLGKAVNAGVWFKDAAAMEETAHVDTVVLDKTGTLTKGELEISALWQPQSAVYSEDDLYRFAAAVERQANHPIAKAIVQAAEQKMLEIPTALFSKMEVGQGIQAELEQVGTIKVGKPDYCGLILPKNLEDIWQIASIVAVSINDEPIGAFALTDTLKNDSLHAIQRLQQQNIDVVIMSGDQQSVVDYIAKQLGIKKAFGGLSPRDKAEQIQKLKAQGHIVAMVGDGINDAPALAAANVSFAMKSGSDIAEQTASATLMQHSVNQLVDALFIAIATLKNIKQNLFFALIYNILGIPLAAFGFLSPIIAGAAMALSSISVLMNSLRLKKVRF, from the coding sequence ATGCTGGATTTGACGCCACAGAGTAAAAAAATTTCAATTCAGATTGGTGGGATGACCTGCCAATCTTGTGCCAATCGCATTGAAAAAGTTTTAAATAAAAAACCATTTGTGCAACAAGCGGGAGTGAATTTTGCCGTCGAAGAAGCACAAGTTGTATTTGACGCTACGCAAGCAAGCGAAACTCAAATTATCGAGATTATCCATAAAACAGGTTTTTCTGCTCATATCAAACAAGCCAATGAATTACCAATAGAAGAAAATACATCAATCCCTTGGCGATTAATCATACTTTGGATAATCAATATTCCATTTCTGATTGGTATGCTTGGCATGATGAGTGGCTCACATCACTTGATGTTACCGCCGATTTGGCAATTTGCATTAGCAAGCATTGTGCAACTTTGGTTAGCCATTCCATTTTATCGCGGAGCAATCGGTAGTATTCGTGGTGGACTTGCCAATATGGATGTCCTTGTCAGCACAGGAACGCTCACTATTTATCTTTATTCTGCTTTTATGCTGTTTTACCACGCCGATCATGCAATGGGGCATGTGTATTTTGAAGCTTCTGTAATGGTAATTGGTTTTGTCAGTCTTGGAAAATTTCTTGAAGATCGCACTAAAAAGCACAGCCTAAATAGTTTGAGTATGCTCTTGCAGCTGACACCGAAAAAAGTCACTGTTTTACGTAATGAAAAATGGACTGAAATTGCTCTTGACCAAGTCAATATCGGCGAAATCATTCGTGCGAATCAAGGCGAACGTATTGCGGCAGACGGCATAATTGAAAGTGGAAATGGATGGTGTGATGAAAGCCATTTAACGGGCGAGTCTCGTCCAGAAGAAAAACAGAAAGGTGGAAAAGTATTAGCGGGGGCGATGGTAACAGAAGGTTCTATTATCTATCGAGCAAATCAGCTTGGTAGCCAAACCTTACTTGGCGATATGATGAATGCATTATCAGATGCACAAGGTTCAAAAGCACCCATTGCTCGATTTGCTGACAAAGTTGCTTCCGTGTTTGTTCCTGTCGTTTTAGTGATTTCACTTGTTACTTTCGCACTCACTTATATTCTGACGAATGATAGTGTGTCTTCACTAATTCACGCGGTATCCGTGCTTGTGATTGCTTGCCCTTGTGCCTTGGGATTAGCCACACCAGCAGCCATAATGGTTGGTTTAGGTAAAGCAGTCAATGCTGGCGTATGGTTTAAAGATGCGGCTGCAATGGAGGAAACCGCCCACGTGGATACCGTTGTACTTGATAAAACTGGCACATTAACAAAAGGAGAGCTTGAAATCTCTGCTTTATGGCAGCCACAAAGTGCGGTGTATTCTGAAGACGATTTGTATCGTTTTGCAGCAGCAGTTGAACGACAAGCTAACCACCCAATTGCAAAAGCTATTGTGCAAGCAGCAGAACAAAAAATGTTAGAAATTCCCACCGCACTTTTTTCAAAGATGGAAGTGGGTCAAGGCATTCAAGCCGAATTAGAACAAGTGGGAACAATAAAAGTCGGTAAACCTGATTATTGCGGTTTAATCTTGCCTAAAAATTTAGAGGATATTTGGCAAATTGCGAGCATTGTCGCAGTATCCATAAATGATGAACCCATCGGTGCATTTGCACTGACGGATACTTTAAAAAACGATAGCTTGCACGCCATTCAACGCTTACAACAGCAAAATATTGATGTCGTAATTATGAGTGGCGATCAACAATCTGTCGTTGATTACATAGCAAAACAGCTCGGCATTAAGAAAGCCTTTGGTGGACTCAGTCCTAGAGATAAGGCGGAACAAATCCAAAAGCTGAAAGCTCAAGGTCATATTGTCGCAATGGTAGGCGATGGAATAAATGATGCGCCTGCTTTAGCCGCGGCAAACGTCAGTTTTGCGATGAAATCAGGTTCAGATATTGCAGAACAAACTGCCTCTGCAACGCTTATGCAACATTCGGTGAATCAACTTGTGGATGCACTTTTTATTGCAATAGCAACCTTGAAAAATATCAAACAAAATCTATTTTTTGCTTTGATTTACAATATTCTCGGCATACCCCTTGCAGCTTTCGGTTTTCTTAGCCCTATAATCGCTGGTGCTGCTATGGCGTTGAGCTCAATTTCCGTATTGATGAACTCCTTAAGATTGAAAAAAGTGCGGTTCTAA
- a CDS encoding HAAAP family serine/threonine permease: protein MKSTEKLKWNKFDATWMLNLFGTAVGAGVLFLPINAGMGGFWPLVLMAIIVGPMTYFAHRGLAYFVLSSKKPGSDITEVVEEHFGKTAGKLITLLYFFAIFPILLIYGNGITNTVDSFIVNQLGMASPNRVILSFLLIAVLISVMLFNEKVMLKITEWLVYPLVLILFVLSIYLIPEWNSAVLYEFPTAGGFLTTLWLTIPVLVFSFNHSPATSSFTCSQFREYKTFEGAERHISHTEKGASTILLFFVMFFVFSCVLTLTPEELVAAKEQNISILSFLANKFDNPYISYFGPLVAFLAITSSFFGHYMGAREGLEGLYLKMKGESVNRKKLNYATALFFLLTLWGVAIINPSILGLIESLGGPIIAMILFIMPMYAIRKIPAMKRYSGRFSNVFVTIMGLIAISAVVYGLL from the coding sequence ATGAAATCAACAGAAAAACTCAAATGGAACAAATTTGATGCAACATGGATGTTAAACCTTTTCGGTACGGCGGTTGGCGCGGGCGTATTGTTCTTGCCGATTAACGCAGGGATGGGTGGATTTTGGCCGTTAGTTTTAATGGCAATTATCGTCGGGCCAATGACTTATTTTGCTCACCGTGGCTTAGCTTATTTTGTGCTTTCATCTAAAAAGCCTGGCAGCGATATTACTGAAGTAGTGGAAGAACACTTTGGTAAAACCGCTGGTAAACTTATTACCTTACTTTATTTTTTCGCAATTTTCCCTATTCTGTTAATTTACGGTAACGGTATTACTAACACCGTAGATTCTTTTATTGTAAATCAACTTGGTATGGCATCACCAAATCGAGTCATTCTCTCTTTTTTATTAATTGCGGTATTGATTTCCGTGATGTTATTTAATGAAAAAGTGATGTTAAAAATCACAGAATGGCTTGTTTATCCGTTAGTCTTAATTTTATTTGTTCTTTCTATTTACTTAATTCCTGAATGGAATAGTGCCGTATTATATGAATTTCCAACAGCAGGTGGTTTCTTAACCACTTTATGGCTAACCATTCCCGTATTAGTATTTTCATTTAACCATTCGCCAGCGACTTCATCGTTCACTTGCTCACAATTCCGTGAATACAAAACGTTTGAGGGCGCAGAACGCCATATCAGCCATACAGAAAAAGGCGCTTCAACGATTTTATTATTCTTCGTAATGTTCTTCGTATTTAGCTGTGTATTAACACTAACACCTGAAGAATTAGTGGCAGCAAAAGAACAGAATATTAGTATCTTGTCTTTCTTAGCAAATAAATTTGATAATCCATATATCTCTTATTTTGGCCCGCTTGTTGCATTCTTAGCAATTACAAGTTCATTCTTCGGTCACTATATGGGGGCACGTGAAGGATTAGAAGGCTTATATTTGAAAATGAAAGGCGAATCTGTAAATCGTAAAAAACTCAATTATGCGACCGCACTTTTCTTCTTATTAACCTTATGGGGCGTTGCGATTATTAATCCAAGTATCTTAGGCTTAATTGAATCTCTTGGCGGCCCAATCATTGCGATGATTTTATTCATTATGCCAATGTATGCGATTCGCAAAATCCCAGCAATGAAACGCTACAGCGGACGTTTCAGTAATGTATTTGTAACAATTATGGGACTAATTGCTATTTCTGCAGTTGTTTATGGATTATTATAA